From a single Sander vitreus isolate 19-12246 chromosome 2, sanVit1, whole genome shotgun sequence genomic region:
- the LOC144531303 gene encoding NACHT, LRR and PYD domains-containing protein 3-like yields MDQCENRKTAQCGEQDSQTKAQSPEKQHRPGSGSEPEPSCLSIKSGRSMEPPLIFKDQGSPTAERKLEKPEPNCLSMKSDWSSGRLNNINGRQPSAAKRVDQKSSEVPSGQSAQQHQTHLDPIFMLLEENIVTFVKNELKKIQKVLSTDYPECSESQREDEEVLDDEDEAQRRSSREAFMMITLHFLRRMKQDRLAVLLQSRSHSGVYQNKLKSNQKKKFQCVFEGIAKAGNPTLLNQMYTEIYITEEGTAGVNDEHEVRQIETASRKQHRPVTTIRQEDIFKASPGREESIRTVMTKGVAGIGKTVLTQKFTLDWAEDKANQDIQFIFPFTFRELNVLEESKYSLVELVDYFYSETKEAGICRFEKFPVVFIFDGLDECRLPLDFLNTKILTDVTESTSVDVLLTNLIRGKLLPSARLWITTRPAAANQIPPDCVDMMTEIRGFTDAQKEEYFRKRFRDEKQANRIINHIKTSRSLHIMCHIPIFCWITATVLENVLKTREGGELPKTLTEMYIHFLVVQSKVKNIKYDGGAETDSPWSPKSREMMESLGKLAFMQLQKGNLIFYESDLTECGIDIIAASLYSGVFTQIFKEERGLYKDKVFCFVHLSVQEFLAAMHVHLSFINSGVNLLSEEQTTPTQFYQSAVDKALQSPNGHLDLFLRFLLGLSLQTNQSLLRGLLTQTGSSSQTNQETVEYIKNKISEDLSAERSINLFHCLNELNDRSLVEQIQQYLSSGSLFRYKLSPAQWSALVFILLSSEKDLDVFDLKKYSASEEALLMLLPVVKASSKALLIHCNLSERSCEALSSVLSSEFSSLRELDLSNNGLKDSGVEQLSAGLKSPHCNLESLRLSNCNLSERSCEALSSVLSSESSSLRELDLSNNDLQDSGVKLIVAGVKSPLCKLETLSLSGCLISEEGCSSLVSALSSNPSHLRELDLSYNHPGDSGVKLLSAGLEDPNWRLDTLRVKPAGVRWLKSGLRKYSCELTVDTNTVSRKLKLSDNNRTVTFVTEDQQPYDDNPARFDCPQLLCREGLTGRCYWEVERRREVHVAVSYRGIRRGVSDDSVFGWDDQSWRLSCSEGRYSVCHNDTRTGLPLSSSSNRVAVYVDCPAGFLSFYTVSSDSLIHLYTFNTTFTEPLYPGFGFGAGSSMSLCSL; encoded by the exons ATGGATCAGTGTGAAAACAGAAAAACTGCTCAGTGTGGGGAACAGGACAGCCAGACCAAAGCTCAGAG CCCAGAAAAGCAGCACAGACCTGGATCTGGATCTGAACCGGAACCCAGCTGTTTGTCTATTAAGAGTGGCCGGTCTATGGAGCCACCGCTGATTTTTAAAGATCAAGGTTCACCAACAGCAGA GAGGAAGCTGGAAAAACCTGAACCCAACTGTCTGTCCATGAAGAGTGACTGGTCAAGTGGTCGCCTCAATAATATTAACGGACGGCAACCCTCTGCTGCAAAGAG AGTGGACCAGAAGAGCTCAGAGGTTCCCAGTGGTCAGTCTGCCCAGCAGCATCAAACACACCTAGACCCCATATTTATG CTGCTGGAGGAGAACATTGTCACTTTTGTGAAGAACGAGCTGAAGAAGATCCAGAAGGTTCTGAGTACAGATTACCCAGAATGCTCAGAGAGTCAAAGGGAGGATGAGGAGGTGTTGGACGATGAGGATGAAGCgcagaggaggagcagcagagagGCATTTATGATGATCACACTGCACTTCCTGAGGAGAATGAAGCAGGACAGGCTGGCTGTCCTTCTGCAGAGCA gAAGTCATTCTGGAGTTTATCAGAATAAACTCAAGTCTAATCAGAAGAAGAAGTTCCAGTGTGTATTTGAGGGGATTGCTAAAGCAGGAAACCCAACCCTTCTGAATCAGATGTACACAGAGATCTACATCACAGAGGAAGGGACTGCAGGGGTCAATGACGAACATGAGGTCAGACAGATTGAAACAGCATCCAGGAAACAACACAGACCAGTAACAACAATCAGACAAGAAGACATCTTTAAAGCCTCACCTGGAAGAGAAGAATCAATCAGAACAGTGATGACAAAGGGAGTGGCTGGAATCGGGAAAACAGTCTTAACACAGAAGTTCACTCTGGACTGGGCTGAAGACAAAGCCAACCAGGACATCCAGTTCATATTTCCATTCACTTTCAGAGAGCTGAATGTGCTGGAAGAGAGTAAGTACAGCTTGGTGGAACTTGTTGATTACTTCTATAGTGAAACCAAAGAAGCAGGAATCTGCAGGTTTGAAAAGTTCCCAGTTGTGTTCATCTTTGACGGTCTGGATGAGTGTCGACTTCCTCTGGACTTCCTCAACACTAAAATCCTGActgatgttacagagtccacctCAGTGGATGTGCTGCTGACAAACCTCATCAGGGGGAAACTGCttccctctgctcgcctctggataaccacacgacctgcagcagccaatcagatccctcCTGATTGTGTTGACATGATGACAGAGATCAGAGGGTTCACTGATGCCCAGAAGGAGGAGTACTTCAGGAAGAGATTCAGAGATGAGAAGCAGGCCAACAGAATCATCAATCACATCAAGACATCACGAAGCCTCCACATAATGTGCCACATCCCAAtcttctgctggatcactgctacAGTTCTGGAGAATGTGTTGAAgaccagagagggaggagagctgcCCAAGACCCTGACTGAGATGTACATCCACTTCCTGGTGGTTCAGTCCAAAGTGAAGAACATCAAGTATGATGGAGGAGCTGAGACAGATTCACCCTGGAGTCCAAAGAGCAGGGAGATGATGGAGTCTCTGGGAAAACTGGCTTTTATGCAGCTGCAGAAAGGCAACCTGATCTTCTATGAATCAGACCTGACAGAGTGTGGCATCGATATCATAGCAGCCTCACTGTACTCAGGAGTGTTTACACAGATctttaaagaggagagaggactgTACAAGGACAAGGTGTTCTGCTTCGTCCATCTGAGTGTTCAGGAGTTTCTGGCTGCTATGCATGTCCATCTGTCATTCATCAACTCTGGAGTCAACCTGCTGTCAGAAGAACAAACAACACCAACACAGTTCTACCAGAGTGCTGTGGACAAGGCCTTACAGAGTCCAAATGGACACCTGGACTTGTTCCTCCGCTTCCTCCTGGGTCTTTCTCTGCAGACCAATCAGAGTCTCCTAAGAGGTCTGctgacacagacaggaagtagcTCACAGACCAATCAGGAAACAGTGGAGTACATCAAGAACAAGATCAGTGAGGATCTGTCTGCAGAGAGAAGCATCAATCTGTTCCACtgtctgaatgaactgaatgatcGTTCTCTAGTGGAGCAGATCCAACAGTACCTGAGTTCAGGAAGTCTTTTCAGATATAAACTGTCTCCTGCTCAGTGGTCAGCTCTGGTCTTCATCTTACTGTCGTCAGAGAAAGATCTGGACGTGTTTGACCTGAAGAAATACTCTGCTTCAGAGGAGGCTCTTCTGatgctgctgccagtggtcAAAGCCTCCAGCAAAGCTCT ACTCATTCACTGTAACCTGTCAGAAagaagctgtgaagctctgtcaTCAGTTCTCAGCTCCGAGTTCTCTAGtttgagagagctggacctgagtaacaatgGACTGAAGGATTCAGGAGTAGAGCAGCTGTCTGCTGGACTAAAGAGTCCTCATTGTAATCTGGAGAGTCTCAG ACTGAGTAActgtaacctgtcagagagaagctgtgaagctctgtcctcagttctcagctccgagtcctctagtctgagagagctggacctgagtaacaatgACCTAcaggattcaggagtgaagctgATCGTTGCTGGAGTAAAGAGTCCACTTTGTAAACTGGAGACTCTCAG tctgtcaggctgtctgatctcagaggaaggctgttcttctctggtctcagctctgagctccaacccctcccatctgagagagcttgacctgagctacaatcatccaggagactcaggagtgaAGCTGCTGTCTGCTGGACTGGAGGATCCAAACTGGAGACTGGACACTCTCAG GGTGAAGCCTGCTGGAGTCCGATGGTTGAAATCAGGTCTGAGGAAGT ATTCCTGTGAACTCACAgtcgacacaaacacagtgagcagaaaactcaaactgtctgacaacaacaggacggtgaCATTTGTGACAGAGGATCAGCAGCCATATGATGATAATCCAGCGAGGTTTGACTGTCCTCAGCTGCTGTGTAGAGAAGGTCTGACTGGtcgctgttactgggaggtcgagaggaggagagaggttcATGTAGCAGTGAGTTACAGAGGAATCAGGAGAGGAGTCAGTGATGACAGCGTGTTTGGATGGGACGATCAGTCCTGGAGACTGAGCTGCTCTGAAGGTCGTTACTCTGTCTGTCACAATGACACAAGAACaggcctccctctctcctcctcctctaacagagtagcagtgtatgtggacTGTCCTGCTGGCTTTCTGTCCTTTTACACAGTCTCATCTGACTCACTGATCCACCTCtacaccttcaacaccacattcactgAGCCTCTTTATCCCGGGTTTGGGTTTGGGGCTGGTTCCTCAATGTCTCTATGTTCTCTGTAG